TCACCTCCTTCATCGCTCTCCCCTCGAGGCAAATAGAGCAGGCTTGACTCTCTTGCCTCGTCCTCGTTCCCTCCTTCACCATCCAATCCCCTCTTGCCCCAGCcagctcctccctctcctttctCCAGCCAGCTCGTCCCTCTCCACTACCTTGAGTCCTTGAAGACAATGACGGCTGTACTGTGCCGCTGCAGGCCATTGGCCACGGCGGTGCTGCTGCTCATTTATTCACTTTGTCATCTGGGTTCTTGCAATGGAGGAGCAGGAGGCAGGATCACAAGGCTCCCTGGGCAGCCGGAGGTGGGCTTTGGTCAGTACTCGGGCTACATCGAGGTGGATGGCAAGGGGAGCAGGGCTCTCTTCTACTACTTCGTGGAGGCAGAGCTTGATCCCGCCACCAAGCCCCTTATGCTCTGGCTCAACGGAGGTGAGTCAGTGTTCGTGTTGTACCTTGTGTCATGGCATTCTCTCAACTCTTTTGCTTTCCTGGTGTATCTTGCTCCCTGCTTGTTTGCAGTCAAGTTAAATGTGTGCTGTAATGCAGTACATATTTTTTTCCTTTCATACTTTCATAGTTCCTTCCTTGGTTAAGCTCTGTCAAACCAGAATGTGATCCGAACTCTGGTCCTGTGATCATTTCTGGAGATATCATTGATTCGATGGTTTTCTTCTTTAGGACCTGGGTGTTCTTCGCTTGGTGTAGGGGCCTTCTCAGAGAACGGCCCTTTCAGGCCCAGCGGGCAGGCGCTGGTGAGGAACGAGTACAGCTGGAACAAAGGTAAGTGTGAGGCCAATGAGTGCTGCCTATCGACCTTTTTCTGCAACACTGCATGCTAATTCCAATTCACGAGCCTTTTGTTGGCCCAATAAAGTTGCCACATGCCTCACTGTTTTCATGGAGTTGTGTTGCCCTGCAGAAGCTAATGTGATTTACCTGGAGACACCAGCGGGTGTTGGCTTCTCCTACTCTGCTGATGCTGCCTACTACCAGGGTGTGAATGACAACATGACAGGTAGGAGTGAGTGCTGACTACTGAGGTTTATTGTTGAAAGTTTTCTTGCATCTGTCTGAGTGTTGCTGTTTTCTTACTGGGTAGTATATACAGTAGATGACTGCCTTTTTGTAGATACACCATTTGTAGGAAATAAGTTGTTGCCACTTTATTAGCAGTTGGACTTCTGTTTTATCTGGAAGTCTTAAGCCCTTGAGTGGGAGTTTTGATGTGGGCTCTGACATTTCTTTACTGAATGAATAAAGCAATGGACAATATGGTGTTCATGCAAAGGTGGCTTGAAAAGTTCCCACAGTACAAGGGCAGAGAACTATACATTTCTGGAGAGAGTTATGCCGGTACATACATATGTACACCTTCATTTACAGTCTTATATTGATAAAAAGTAAACAACCCTTAGCACTCTCTGAATCTTCATACGTTCTTTGCATGTGCCAGGGCATTACATTCCACAACTTGCCGAGGTCATGGTTGAGTTCAATAAGAAGGACAACATCTTCAACCTCAAAGGACTTGCTGTAAGGAAAACCTCAATCTGAATAAACTGATTCCTCTGTCCAtgcattttttttttgtttctgacTGAAACATTTTTGTTGTTGGTAGTTGGGCAATCCTGTTCTTAATTTCACCACCGACTTCAACTCGAGGGCAGAGTACTTCTGGTCTCATGGCCTCATTTCAGACTCGACATACAGGATTTTTACGTCTGTTTGCAACTACTCCCGCTACGTCAGCGAGTACTACGGTGGATCGCTTAGCCCGCTTTGCGCGAGGGTCATGAACCAAGTAACCCGAGAGACTAGCCAGTTCGTTGACAAGTACGATGTTACCCTCGACGTCTGCTTGTCTTCAGTGCTCTCTCAGTCAATGATCCTCTCCCCCCATGTATGCTCATAGTCACAAACTGATCAGAATCAGTATCATAGGGTAGCTATCTCTCAAAAAAAAAATGTGAGAGAGAAGGCAGCTATCTCTTGTCTGATGTAGAAAAAATGTGGGTGTGTTGTGCAGAAGCGTGTCGGGCACCGCATCGACGTCTGTGTGGAGGATGAGACGGTAAACTACTTGAACAGGAAGGATGTCCAGGAAGCGCTCCATGCGAAGCTCATCGGTGTAAAAAAATGGGCAGTTTGCAGCAGGTATTTAACCTACAGACAAATTTGAATATTTCCTTTGAGACCTTGTAACATATTTGTAATAAAATGGGACCTTTCGAGAAAGAAACAgattaataagtaaatgcatacaAGTACTTTGTGTATTTGTATCTGTTATATCTGACCATAGTTCGccctatttttttgttttgttacaGTGTTCTTGAGTACGAGCTCCTCAATTTGCAGATTCCAACAATCAACATAGTGGGATCACTGGTCAAGTCCGGCATCAGAGTACTAGTTTACAGGTATAAAGGGGTAAACGATTAAAAGAGTAAAAAAAATTCACATATGCATCATAAAGGTCAGGAATATCTTGATAGGAAACAAAAAGACTAGAAAACCTCTGTCTTTTACTGCCTTAGCCATGATATTGAAATATTGGAACTTTCTTTGTGGAGCGCTGAAATTAAGAAATCAATGAAGATCAAGAATCAGGTGTGTAGCATTactgtaaaaataaaataaaaggatgGAAAAGCATATAGAGTTGGAACTTGACATAAGGTTTTAGAACATTGTACTTTACCAGCTTTATATCATGGTACAAATTTGCACCAGAACCTTTTCCTTTGGTCGGTCCTCTCAACTTTGGGAAGCATGAAGCTCAGGCTTACATGATGTAACATGTAACAATTGTTTCCTTGTAAATTCAGTGGCGATCAAGACTCGGTGATCCCTCTAACGGGAAGCAGGACTCTAGTGCAGAATCTAGCGCGCGATATAGGCCTGAAGACCAGCATTCCGTATCGGGTTTGGTTCGAAGGGAAGCAGGTGACAACCCAGACATACCGTGCAAACTGAAGAGCAAGTTATGTACAGTAGCATTTCTTTTCTAGTGCTGAACAATCTTCCTCTGCAGGTTGGTGGGTGGACCCAGGTATACGGTGACAAGCTCTCCTTCGCCACCATCCGAGGGGCCTCACATGAGGCGCCATTCTCGCAGCCTGAACGCTCTCTTGTGCTCATCAGGGCATTCCTACAAGGCAGGCCTCTGCCGGAAACCTTCTCATGATAGTGAATATTGCCCCTGTAGCTATGAAAAGAGTTGTTAGTCCTGATTAATTCTACAAGGGGTTTAGTAATGTGAGAATGTGTTTCCTTTTTTCTCCTCCTGTTCCTAGATGTCTGAAGCTGCGGTAGTCGCAGTGCTCTAAAGGTTTTGGTCTCCCTTTCTCCTGTATTTGAGGCTTGGTAATTGTTCAAAGAAGTTCCAGCCAGTTCTATTTGTGCTCTTGTATGTATATTACCTCTATGACCTGTCTTAAGCGTGGCAAAGCCATCtgacttgcctttcttgaaaggtTTCAAGCAGGTAAGATCACAGTTCGTTCTCAGGAGCTCTTTGTCGGTAGGCAATGATCATACCACAAGTTTTTGGGTGGATACATGGCTTGGCGTTGCACCTTCAGTACCCTAGAGGATGAGCCTCTGTCGAAATGAAATAAATATTGCATGACCCCTTATTCTGCTGGAAGTTTCTCCCTTCTGGTGTCTTGAAAGTGGATTTCGAGAAGAATGATGTTACAATTAAGTGACCTTTACTGCAATATGCATTGCAAAAGAAGGGTTATGATCCTGCTTGTGGCAACAGGTTCAAACTTTCTTTCAACGAGGTAGCGTGGGGGTCAAGGTAAATGATGATGTTAGTGACTAATTTTAGACTCACAAAGGTTTGGAACAAGGTGTTTAGTTATCTCGGGATACCAATTCACAATCTTATATCTTATATCTTATTTACTAATTGGAGGCACCATACTAGCTCCAATGTTAACCCTCCCAATGATGCAattacgtcctctaatttgtcttCAAACTATCTTAATCCctttttgaaagtgcgttatatcgactagagggggtggggGTGTGAATAGGCAGTTTTATGAATTCGTCACTAAGAAATTTCCCTGTGATGAAATTGCTAAGTCACGActtgcagcggaataagtactcaggcGTAAGTGTAACATTGCAAAAGCATGGTCATCATGAGGAAATGGAACAAACACTTAGCCCGAGTAGCGTGATGAggatgttaggaataagcaacttgtattcccatgagaccataggccgatatatatacatgtacaggtatggaacatatgcaggaaaccccttatacaacgggataaatacaaaggggtacatgacttctattataactctaacacccccccccctcaaactcatggtggatgaacaacactgagtttggagagataaaagccatgttgtgctctggtctgggccttcgtcaggaaatccgccaactgtaactcgaaaggcacatactgaagagcaataacgTGATCATGCACACCAGCgcacacatagaaagcatcaacaccaatatgcttggtgagctcatgcttcacgggatcacgcgcaatgctaatagcacctgtactgtcagataagagcagagtcggtgtagtgacaggaacaccaaaatcctcaagtaaccaccgtaaccaagtcacctctccgtcaaaagagccatcgctcgcaactcagcctgtGCACTCaaacgggaaactgcaatctgtttcttcgtcttccaggcaatgagagaaccaccaagaaaaacacagttagcagaaagtgaacggcgatctgaaggaccactagcccacgtagcatcggaataggcctgaagctgtaaagaactggagcaaggaaagaatagacggtgagagatcgtgcccctaAGATGTTAGAGAACAcgaaggagatgactatagtgaatcGATGTGGGAGCGgagacgaactgactcagaatatgaaccggataagagatatccagatgagtgacagctagatagacaagactaccaacaagatgacgataacgcgtcgggttaggcaggggatcaccatcagtagcacggaggtgaacattgagctccataggagtctcaacaatgcgctcgtaAGTAAGAGCAACACgaaaagaagatcctggatatacttttcctgggatataaaaagccatcagaggtagaagagacttcaatcccaagaaagtagcgaagaggtccaagatcagacataagaaactgctcactaagacgggcctttgcaatggcaatatactcggggtcatccccagtgatgatcatgtcatcaacatagagaagaagaagaggccggccacgaggagaaaggtgaataaacaatgctggatcatgagcactcgctgaaaaaccagcggcagtcaccacagaggcaaaatgctcaaaccaggcgcgaggggcttgcttaaggccatagagagagcgacaaaGACGACATACCacgccatcaggaacagaatacccaggtggtggctgcatgtacacctcctcacgcatctcatcattaagaaaggcattcttaacatcaagctgagatatagaccagtggcgtgcagaggccacgacaagaagtgtacgagtagtggtcatatgggccacaggAGAAAAAGTCttgtcataatcacgaccatactcctgctgaaaaccacgagccacaagacgagctttgtgacgctcaagagaaccatcggagcgagtcttaaccttgtaaatccacttacaagtgatgggacggactccgggaggaagggaaacaagatcccacgtaccaagtgcgttcaagagcagcaatctcctctggcATCGCAAACTACCATttaggatgaacaacagcctcacgataggaagtcggctcaagaacagcagcaccaacGATGGGAAATCCAAGGCGATCAACACGTGAACGAGGGCGAGAACACAAGGCATAGGGAGGCTGAGATGAGGATGACAACACATCCGCAGAGACATCCACAtgacgtgaacgacgagtgtaacactgaggaaaagatggaacaatgcaaggggggatcgccaaggtagaatcggggGTGAAGACgtagaagtcaccggagatgaaggtgcagaATCCGATGACATGCCAGGAGAGGAAACCGTGGGAGATGGTGGTAGCAAATCGacaagaggtggagaagcagagggagcggaacgaATAGGCAAAAGCTCGATGGGGTGAGAGATGTATCAggaaaaggtcgaggaagatgggcgtgggtagaagggacgagactcatcaaaaatcacatcccgagagataccatccgacgaccgataggatcccaacaatgatagaccttatgctcatcactgtaGCCTAAGatgacacactcaacagactgagtagtcagtttggtgcgttcacgaggggcaagaagaacatagcaaacacaaccaaacgggcgaagcatcgaataatcgggagaatGATCAAAAAGATGTtcaaaaggaacaccaccctgtagagcagcacAAGGTTGTAGATtcatgagataggtggaggtgaaGACGACCTCAGCCTAGAAATGAGtcgggagagaggcagcaatcatcatcGCACGAGCCATCTCAAGAAGGTGatgatgcttgcgctcagccacacaattctgagcatgagcaccacGACAAGAGAACTGAGAAAGTGTACCCTGCTCAGCGAGAAATCCACGCAACATCTTGGAGATATACTCTCCAGCAgagtcagcacgaaacacacgaatAGGCATAGAGAACTGAGTGTAACCATGACAACAAAACGCTTATAGATAGATaatacctcactacgagaagacaTAAAATAGATCCACGTGtatcgagagaaatcatctataaagataatatagtagcaaTGGCCTCCCTTCGAGGAAAAGGGAGCTGGACCCCAAACATCCGGGTGAAGAAGGTCAAAAGAACGCTGAGACACAGTCTCGCTATGAGGATAAGGTAACTGAACCTGTTTACCAAGCCGGCAGCCCTGACATTCTAAAGACACACCACCTGAGACGGATCCAAGAAGACCACGTCAAACTAAGGATGAGAGACGGGAGCCACATAAATGACCCAGacgatgatgccactgttgaaaaGAGCTGGTAGACAAGGCAACAGAGGAGGAGATACTGGCTGCAGTGGCAGCGAATGGAAGGTGAAGCCAGTCAAGCTCCCAGAGACCCTGAGAGTCACGGCGCCGTGGGCTAGCACCAAGAAGAGCACCAGTGTGACGGTCCAGAACTGAACATGAGTCAAAGTCAAGAATGACCCGACAAGTAGAGTCAACAATCTGGCCACCAGAAAGGAGCTGCATGGTAAGCCgaggaacatgagaaacatcgggaacatgaaaagatgaagtgctaAGATAGCCTTGGCCAGTAACCGGGAGAGAAGTACCATCAGCAGTAagaacatgaacaggagaatcaagagGTCGAGTAGATGACAGAGCGGATGAATCATGAGTCATATGAAAAGATGCTCCAGTATCAAGAACCCATGGAGATGTACGTGCGTGTGTAGAAGGTCGTCTCTCAATGCCAGAAGAGTCCGTGGCAGAACCAACAGAACGTGTCGACGAAGAAACAAAACATGGAGCTAGCAGACATCGAAATCGTCCACTCCTGCTTAGTCAAGAGCGCAACTGAATATGTTGATGTAGACACACCCGACAACGGAGAGTCGAAGGCAAGCAGCAGGGCGCGAAGTCGCGCAATCTCGTCCTCGGTGAAGTACACAACTGAAGTAGGCAGCGTAAGGGCACGAGGAGAGAAGCGACCACCACCACCTGTGGAAGCCGCTAAATATGGCGGTGTAGCATGTCCAGTATCGTCTACAAAGACCGGTGTAGAAGACGAGGCCGTGTGCAGACAAGCACCAAGCGCCAAGGGAAGACGTGTGGACGAAGAGTAGTCCATGGAGGCATAGGCACGAGGACAACCGGTGGAAGTCGTGAGAGGTGTCGGGGAAGAGCGACATGCACCGGTGAAAGTCGCGAGAGGAGTCGGTGTAGAGCGACAATCACCATATGTAGAGCTCGCAGGAGCAACAGAAGAACTACCAGCATAGCCGTCAGGAGTCACGGGAAGCAAGGGGCTGCAACATTGCATGCTCGTGTAGACCATTTTTTAGGAATCGCTGTCGACAAACAGCGTCCGCGTCTGAAACGGCGTGCGCGTCGACAGCAGGATTGGAGGTGCCTCGATCTGGCGAGATGGGAGCCGCCTTGACCTGGAGCCACCGCGATATGGATCCCACGAGTAGGGTGCTGGATCTCTCGTGGATCGATGTGGAAGTTGAGCTGACGAGTAGATCAAGACGAGCAGGGATGAGTGGCTAATGCAAGATGTGATGGAGCCGCCTCGATCTGGCTGACGCGAGCTGGATCCAGAAGACCTCGATGCGGAACCAGGTGAAGCGTCCAGTGAAGTCGACCTGGAGCGACGCGACCTCGATGCGGAACCGGGCGCCGCCCCAGGTGAACTCGATCTGGCGAGATTGGAGCGACGTGGCTGGAACTCCTCCACGTGTGGGACGAGGCGAGCGGGACGAGGGTCGGTGCCGATCTGGAGGTTGACGCGATGTAGCTGGAACCCCACGACGAGGCGAGCGGGACGAGGGCCGGCACCAGAGGTGGGGAAGATTAGATCGGGAAGAGCACGAATTGCGCGTGCAAAAAGaacctaggctctaataccatgttaggaataagcaacttgtattcccgtgaggccataggccgatatatatacatgtacaggtgtggaACATATgtaggaaaccccttatacaacaGGATAAATATAAATGGGTACatcacttatattataactctaacagagGACACACgggtgaagaacaagtgaagtgaagaatttgagatgaggaaatatagaaagtcttcagtcaaattcttcaaacagtaacgatcaatttcatcaacacataaatgagGAATTAGAAGGGTTGAGGAAAAGAGAGTGATTTCATGACCGAGTACCAACTGTTACGAGAGTCGTacgtctcgtttggagcggcttggtatttaaaccaaaggacacatagtcccatgACAttaagtccttaccgtattctccttgagctagggacacagtcctcgtccaacactcgtggtaagtcttcagggcagacttccaaaccctcaaaaactcggtcacccgacaatccacagttttactactggatgctctagaccagtgacacctaaccgtctcaaagatgcacagtcttcaaaggtaacaagcgtcggttccacacgggAACAATcttttcagtgatgctcaatcactttgggtttttgggtttttattTGGGTGTTTGGGATTTTTTCACACTACGCTTAGTAGCATCCGCCCAAGCACACTGGCATCGTGTCTTTGCTTGCTCGTCGTGAGCCTCCAGCATCGCGGACTGCGCTGCTCATGATGTAGGAGCTGTTGCGCTATCGCCCGAACCCAACCGACTATGAAGCTTGGCTCACGCGCACCACCGAGCTCGTCAACACCATCGGGATGCCCCGACACCCTCTCACCCTATCTTTCTTCCTTCGTTGCACGAGCATAGGCTGAACACGatgctcctcctccacctcctctgggCGATGACGACACGGAGCCTCACCGCCCCGCACGTGGGCCAAAGCCATCCCAGGGCGCATCCTCGCCCAACCATGCTGGCACCAGTTGATAGATCGTCCAGCGCGTGCAACCAGATGCGCATCCTACTCGAAAGGCAGCATGACCGCTAGAACCGCATCTTCTAGGGCATCACAGCAGCCATGCGCAAGAACCAGGGCGCTCTTGCCGGTGGCGTTGCCACCATCAACGGTGATTGCCTCGCCTTCACCTGTGAGCTGCGCCGTGTGGTGTGGCCCTTCAATTGGAGCCCAAGCTGCCTCCTCGCAATGACGGCACCCCCAATCCCACAGAGTTCACACAGATCTTCGCGAGGGTCATCCAAGCTGCGGGCAGCGACGACAAGGGCTTGGCTATCTGGCTTCCCATGTCCCTTAAGGAAAACGCGCGCTCATGGCCGATGAACCTCCCCGAGAACTCCATCTCGTGGTACGAGCTGTGCAAGCAGTTTGTCGCCAACTTCAAGGGCACATACGAGCACCCCCTTACGCTCAAAAAGTCACACGCCATGCGCCAACGCCCTAGAGAAACCCTGTGCAAGTACATCCAGCGCTTCAACCAAGTTCACAACAAGATCCCGCATGCCTCCGATGCCCCAATAATCTCAGCATTCTCCAAAGGTGTCACAGACGTCAGGATGCTCGAGAAGATCTTCATCAATGATGAGCTCGACACAGTGACCGCGTTGTTCGACGTTGCCAATAGGTGAGGCAAGG
This genomic stretch from Hordeum vulgare subsp. vulgare chromosome 6H, MorexV3_pseudomolecules_assembly, whole genome shotgun sequence harbors:
- the LOC123402569 gene encoding serine carboxypeptidase-like 45, which translates into the protein MTAVLCRCRPLATAVLLLIYSLCHLGSCNGGAGGRITRLPGQPEVGFGQYSGYIEVDGKGSRALFYYFVEAELDPATKPLMLWLNGGPGCSSLGVGAFSENGPFRPSGQALVRNEYSWNKEANVIYLETPAGVGFSYSADAAYYQGVNDNMTAMDNMVFMQRWLEKFPQYKGRELYISGESYAGHYIPQLAEVMVEFNKKDNIFNLKGLALGNPVLNFTTDFNSRAEYFWSHGLISDSTYRIFTSVCNYSRYVSEYYGGSLSPLCARVMNQVTRETSQFVDKYDVTLDVCLSSVLSQSMILSPHKRVGHRIDVCVEDETVNYLNRKDVQEALHAKLIGVKKWAVCSSVLEYELLNLQIPTINIVGSLVKSGIRVLVYSGDQDSVIPLTGSRTLVQNLARDIGLKTSIPYRVWFEGKQVGGWTQVYGDKLSFATIRGASHEAPFSQPERSLVLIRAFLQGRPLPETFS